GTGCCGTTTCATCATGACTTTATTGCCGTAATAAATGCCGCAACTCGACGCTACATCACCGCCGGCCGCCTCCACTTGCTCCACCGTGATCTCTTCCTTCCGTCAGCAGTCAGCAGCAGCGGACGCCCCCAGCCCCCAGCCCCCAGCCCCCAGCCCCACCCTCTTTTGCCGCCTCCCCCGCCTGCACGCCCTTCGGCCTCCCGTGCCTGTCAGAGGGCAAACGACAGCCGCAACACCGCGACCTGTCAAGAGCGGAGGCCAGCGGTGGTGCTGACGCGCCCCTCGATGACGAACATTTAGGGAATGAACACGCACACTGGCACTGGTGGCACTGGCAGAGGCACATGCCCCGTCGGGCCAAACATTCTGCAGGTGTGTCTGGCAATGACcgcaggggaggggtgggaggggtgggaggggtgggaggaggaaattGGTTgcagggagagatgaagagacgaggggaatgggaggaaaataatacatatatatgatatacataaaacgGTAATGTCTCAGAAAAGAgctaggaaggagagaagacgatAACGCAGAACGGGGAGCGGAACGAGGAGACACGGGGGCAAGAAAGCGATCACGTGCCCAAGCCGttcacacttcccctcccctccctcccctcttccccgtgCCTGAGCCCCGGGTCCGCCTCTCAGCAAGTTCAATATTTTGCATTTCGTTTACATCACATAATCTTGGGCGCATCAGTTTGTTTATTGACGTTTTCATTCAGTTGGGCTCCGGGCGCTGAGGTGTCGCCCCCGCCACATCCACATGCCCTGACAGAAGTAACACTCTTAAAGATGCCCTCATCTGCGACGCTTCTCATTGTTGACTTTCGTCCCCGAACTAGTGTGTTTTATGCCTTACGTCACAGCTACTCTGCGTTCCGCCGCCACCTGCCTCACTTACCAGCAGCACCTACGCCGCCTGCCACGAGCGTTAGCGCTATCTCCCCGCTTCGTTCTCCCGCACGTTTCCGTCGGCGCCCTATCTGCAgcacctctcccccgcccctgctccctgctctctctcatttcattattcCCTCTCACTTTATCTGCCTCGTCCAtcgaccctctctcttctccgatcctctgcctctcccattctcgttcccctctttccctcttccttttccctctgcccCTCGCTCCCCCCTTCGCCATCTCAACAACTAAGAACAACTGGAAGCGGAGGTAAGGGGccgacgaggaagggagaggaagctcGGGGTTCGGGTCAGGCAGGAGAGGTCGAGAGGGAGgtcaggaaagggagaggaagtggaactcgggggaaggagataggggtggaggaaacgagggagggagggagggagggagggagggagggagggagggagggaggggtgcgaGTTCAGGAAGGGGAGCGTCGCCCCCAGCTATTAGCGAGATGAGAGCGGCGCATCACTGGGCCCGCCGGGGTAAGGGGACCAGGGCCCCTCTTCACAAACACGAGGGcgatagagggaaggggtaggccccactcctccccccctccccctcctcgcccacgGTCCTACCTATGCCCGTATGAAAAAGATAAGATGAACGCAAAGGGGAACAAGGAAAGAAGTGGCGAGGAAACAAACATTATCatagtaaaaatgattatgatgacagtgaCACCATCAGCAATAGTAAGAGCtattacaacaataaaacaaacaataacaaatacagttTAACGTGAGCTCAGACAAGACGTATCAAGAAATTCGTATCAATTCCATGCTGAAGCGCGTCTCCGCGATCCAGACTCGCTTCGCACATGAGCTGCGATTCAGTGAAAGCGCAAACAAGCTCAAGTTTCAGCTCTCCCTCCCATTcagctcttccttttctcccagcATTTTCCTCTCCCCGTGATTCTCCTCTCGAGGGGTGTTGTTCCTCCCGAGATGAAAGCGAAAGTAGAGTTCGCGTCGTGTAAAGCCCAACCTCGGCTCCCTTTGCTACCAAGTCGCGCTGCCGCTCCTCTGTGCTAGACCCACCCCGTCCGCCGCTTCTGTTCGGCCCTCCACCTGGGCCTTGTTCCTCTCCGCGGAATGGCCGCCGCCGTGCAGCCACGGGCGCGGCTCTGCATTTCGCTTCATACcttcatatatctctctccctctccctctctctctctctctctctctctctctctcttgctctctctttctttcttctcttccccttttttctctctcctttttctttctcactttctctactttctctttctattttttctctctctccttttcctttctctcctttctttctctttttcttttctttccctccttctccctccttcactttccctctcgctctccctcttccttcagctTTAGCCACACGAACCTAACCCAACCCCACTCGCTCTTCCATCCttttgccctctcccttcccctcccctcatctgctctccctctccacctcccctgtcctcccccttttcttatcagtttctcgccctctcttcccttgtccccttcttgtatttttctcccattcttctcctttgcttctttcacttctcctctctctcccactttcctctttccatctcctatccttccctcatttccccccaccaccctaaacctccctcaatcccccccaccatccctctcccctcacccagcaACCAAACTATCCCCTCAAACTCCTTGCCCCGCCCCTGGAAACGCCCCCTTGGCTCCACGTGCCCGCCCCTGGAAACGCCCCCTCGGCTCCACGTGCCCGCCCCGCGCTGCCCTCACGCTTACCTGGCCGAGGACCGCGAACCGCACTGCCACGTACCTGAGGAGATCGGAAACTAAACATTAAACCTAAGatcgcaataataaaaaaacacataataataaaagtaatgaactaatactaataaaatgaaaataacaagtacaacaacaataacaattatcattaaaaCGGGCAATAATCTAAACAAGGGCAGCCAAATTGACAAGAGCATATATCACATTGTATAACAAATAAATCCACGCTAATAACGCTGCCAACAAGTACAACGTAAGAAAGTAAGTAAACCCAAGCACTGAGTAGTAAAGAGCAATCGATACGAGTCCCACCAGACGagccaaataaatgaataactaaaaaaagaaagaaaagagagagagaagctgagtcAAGGGATGATGGGTGAGGATGAGGCTCCACTCCTGCAGGATATTGGATATTGATGCGAAGAGTAACATCTCCGGAAGATGGGTAAAGTCCGGAGAAAGATCCAAGATGGGTTGAGGTAGGGGGTGgctggggtagaggggggaggggctggtggcgaggatcggggggggggggggcgaacgacGGAACAAGACTCTTCCTAGGATATCGGAAAAAGAGCCTATCCATTTATTCTCCCTTATATCTAGACCTGTCGTGTTATCGCACGTGTATGAGAATTCTGAATTCtcatacattttatttctttttcttcttctctccctgcttCAGTCAAGGAACGATGTATAATCAATTCACACACGCCATGaaaacacaaacaggcacacgtCATGATCGTaaatatacgtacgcacacacacacacacgcatacgcacacaaacataccgaTAATACATTTCACAATCATACTTCACACGGTACCGAACGGGTGACGTCACTGTTTGTGTTAACGTGCCCACCACTCCCCGTGAAATCTTGGTAGATCTTATCTTGAAGAGCAGATTCACAAAGAAACCTTCACAATCAAATCCTGCTATCTTATCGCTGATTATGAAACCACTAAATAAATAAGTTTTACCTGATCTCTTATTCCCTTATCGGATTTTATCTCATATCAATCTCCTCTCGAGGCACTCCATCGCCATTCGTACACTCACGTCCATTCACAAAATCCACAATTAACCGAACTTAAAATAACAACTGAACGAAGTTAACTATATTTTAGTATACCAAACGATCAATTTACGTTTACCATTTTCTATGACACTTAACCTCGGGCGAGTGTGGCCGGACGGGACAGCCGCgtccagtgaaaaaaaaaatgttaatttttttattaggAGTGAATAAGGTAAACACCATGTGCAAGGGCAAATAAaggatgatatataaaaataaaggaaaataggaggaggaggaggaggaggaggaggaggaggaggaggaggagggaggaggaagaaggaggagggggggagggggatggagaaggggggagaagacgaataataataataataataataataataataataataataataataataaataatcagaagaagaggaagaagaagaagctgaataataataataataataataagaagaagaaaacgagcagAAGAGCAAAGAGAAGAACTCGGCACACACAGatcttatctttttatatttttccatctGTCCTCCAcataatatcaagaaaaaaaagaaccgaAAATGGAAAACACGAACAAATATGAAAAGGTGGAAAAGAAAAACCGtaagaaaaagagtgaggaaagaccgccccccccccccccccaaaaaaaaaaaaaaaaaataataataataataaaaaaaaacaaataaataaaaaaaaataaaagcaacagaaggagggaagaagagacgaaggCGAAGCAGCTGGCGCCTCCCaccgcccaccccccctccccccctcccctcgcccgtcTTGGATATTGGGATTATCGGCACACCTGTCGCGGGATTACTGGTACAACTGGTGTGGGATTACCGGCGCCCCGGCCCTTGCGCGGATTACGGCCACGACACTTGGCGGacgtattttatcattattctttatcggTGCGAAATCCACGCAAACCCACCGACCTCGGATTACTCGCGGATTTACGTTATCATTCCTAACAACCTGTAGTCTATCACGGGGTTCTTTTCCATTGCAACGAACAGTATTCACAAAGAACATTCCTAACAACCTGCAATCTATCACGGGGTTCTTTTCCATTGCAACGAACAGTATTCACAAAGAACATTCCTAACAACCTGCAATCTATCACGGGGTTCTTTTCCATTGCAACGAACAGTATTCACAAAGAACATTCCTAACAACCTGCAATCTATCACGGGGTTCTTTTCCATTGCAACGAACAGTATTCACAAAGAACATTCCTAACAACCTGCAATCTATCACGGGGTTCTTTTCCATTGCAACGAACAGTATTCACAAAGAACATTCCTAACAACCTGCAATCTATCACGGGGTTCTTTTCCATTGCAACGAACAGTATTCACAAAGAACATTCCTAACAACCTGCAATCTATCACGGGGTTCTTTTCCATTGCAACGAACAGTATTCACAAAGAACATTCCTAACAACCTGCAATCTATCACGGGGTTCTTTTCCATTGCAACGAACAGTATTCACAAAGAACATTCCTAACAACCTGCAATCTATCACGGGGTTCTTTTCCATTGCAACGAACAGTATTCACAAAGAACATTCCTAACAACCTGCAATCTATCACGGGGTTCTTTTCCATTGCAACGAACAGTATTCACAAAGAACATTCCTAACAACCTGCAATCTATCACGGGGTTCTTTTCCATTGCAACGAACAGTATTCACAAAGAACATTCCTAACAACCTGCAATCTATCACGGGGTTCTTTTCCATTGCAACGAACAGTATTCACAAAGAACATTCCTAACAACCTGCAATCTATCACGGGGTTCTTTTCCATTGCAACGAACAGTATTCACAAAGAACATTCCTAACAACCTGCAATCTATCACGGGGTTCTTTTCCATTGCAACGAACAGTATTCACAAAGAACATTCCTAACAACCTGCAATCTATCACGGGGTTCTTTTCCATTGCAACGAACAGTATTCACAAAGAACATTCCTAACAACCTGCAATCTATCACGGGGTTCTTTTCCATTGCAACGAACAGTATTCACAAAGAACATTCCTAACAACCTGCAATCTATCACGGGGTTCTTTTCCATTGCAACGAACAGTATTCACAAAGAACATTCCTAACAACCTGTAGTCTATCACGGGGTTCTTTTCCATTGCAACGAACAGTATTCACAAAGAAACAATCTTATCATCGAATCatgcgtttattttttatttttttgctttgttttgttttgtttcatgtaCACCCTTGTTACCTTTTCATTCTGGGCTTCATTCCAGgtttacataatttttttgtttaaataaaatCCTTCTaattaatgatatacatacatttcacatTATTATTTCAGTAAATTAACGTTAGTTACATTAGAAATTagattgggggggagggtgagggaaaggaggtagagaggggttagggagggaaggagggaaggagggaaggagggaaggagggagggagggagggagggagggaggaagggagggagaaagggagagagggggagagagagagagggagagagagagagagagagagagagagagagagagagagagaatacaccgGTGTGAAATGTTGGAGTAAAACGGTTATGGGGGATTCACTTAACAATCGTTGCCGTGTTACTCATGGGACGCGCTGGCTGACTCGTAGATTAGACccggatggggagagagagatggagggaagggagggagatggaaggaaggaaaggcgatggagggaagggagagatggcagGAAGGAAaggtgatggggggaagggaaagatagaggggaggaagaattGGAAgctggggaaggagaggtggaaggaagggaagggagaggtggagggaaggaaagggagaggtggagggaaggaaagggagaggtggagggaaggaaagggagaggtggaggaaaggaaagggaagggagaggtggagggaaggggagggaagggaaggggagggaagggaagagaagggaagggagaggtggagggaagggagaggtggagggaagggagaggtggagggaagggaagggaagggagaggtggagggaagggaagggaagggagatgtggagggaagggaagggaagggagatgtggagggaagggaagggaagggagatgtggagggaagggaagggaagggagaggtggagggaagggaagggaagggaagggagaggtggagggaagggaagggaagggaagggagaggtggagggaagggaagggaagggagaggtggagggaagggaagggagaggtagagggaagggaagggagaggtagagggaagggaagggagaggtagagggaagggaagggagaggtagagggaagggaagggagaggtagagggaagggaagggagaggtagagggaagggaagggagaggtagagggaagggaagggaagagagaggtagagggaagggaagggagaggtagagggaagggaagggagaggtagagggaagggagagggagagatggtcgGAAGGGaacggagaggtggagagaagggaagggaaggtagaagtggagggaagggaaagaagagatgagggaagagagagagaaaggattttcTAACACACTCGTACGGGGATTACGAGCGAATGTAAGTGGAAGGAGGGTTGGGTTATTGCATAACGATTCAAACGTACCATTTCagaatctatttttctttccctcatacGTCGGAAAGTTACAAAGGATATAGCCGAGGAGGGATTTGTGTCATGCGCTCTAGTTAAGTGTCAAATTCCCTCTCGCACGCTCCCGGAAGAATCCTGAATTTATCCACCTGGATTAAAACCGCGAgaatcatatatttttctctctttttttttaacgccGAATCACCAACACTTTACAATTCAAGGAAATTCAAGGCATCCGAGAAGTAAGTGCTCGAATCACGGTAACGGTAATAAAGCGAAAAAGCCGAACGAGGTTACCACACAATCGCCAGGAGAGAATATTACTGGGGGATTACTGTCCGGGATTACCGCAAATATTGCAAAGGGAGGAGGATCTGCGCCGCCGATCCCACAACACACGTGATTACTGCTCTCCGAAGATTACCTGGGATTACCATTGCAGGATTTCTCGGCCGGGATTTCCAACAGGGGAATAACGGGAAACAATCATGTTCGTCGGAATTACTTCATCGTCGACGAAACCGCCTCGCCGTCTTTGTTCACAGTCGAGCTGCGGCAGTTTTCTTTTTCAAATCGATAAGcatcaataaaattaaaattaagacCAATATTCATTTCGAGGCCGCCGACCCCACTCGCCCGCCGGACGCCAAGACCCCAACACGAGCAGACGCGCAAGGAATcggacatatgcacacagacatttaaacaagtacatagataaatacgtacataaatacatacacgtccTTTCTTCGCTTGCTTGCTTCTCtcgccatctctatctctctctctctctctctctctctctctctctctctctctctctcttctctttctcttctctctttctctttctctttctctctctctctctctctcttttcctggaGTTGAACaatatttttccctctcccactgatcaatcatgataatagtcataaataATTAACCTTAATGCATGACAGAGCATCCACTTagattgcacccccccccccccactcccgggGATAGGGCTCCTGTCACTTGCCAAGGTCCCACAAAGGGCGAAATGTCAGAAAACAAAGACCACACACACGCGTATTTCTCTCGACACAAAACACTAAATAAGTATCTGCTCTGAGAGAttatgtcttattctctctctctctctctaactctctctctctctctctctctctctctctctctctctctctctctctctctctctctctctctctctctctctctctctctctcattacgtaTACCACAAAACCATTACTAAGGCTTCAAATACCAAAGAATGGAAAGCAAAAActgctgtctcattctctctctccctctcctctctccctctctccctctctccctcttattacgTGTACCACAAAATCATTACTAAGGCTTCAAGTAACTAAGAATGAAAAGCAAAAACTGCTGTAAAATAACCTTAGTTCGAGTCTTTTTAAAACGACAATGCAAGTCTGAAACAATGTAAAGTATGAATagcatggaaaaaaaacaaaaaacaaacataaattgcATTAATAACTGTATTTCTATAATTCAAAGAAAGAgccttatgataataaaaaatgctgGGCGtttagaaaatgagaaagaaagacaagaaaacaaaaggaaaaaagggaaacattggaaccgagggagagagaggaaaggagggagagaggaactaagagatagagaaagaacgaaGCAGAAAGATCAAAAGAGATGCAATTTCATTAATGCTCCAAGATGAGGAATAAGCCaaaacacattttccctccctttctttcgacGATTTTCGCATCAAGTGAGACAAACAACGACGATCAAAACTTGGCCAAGGACATCAAAGAACCTCACAATAAAGTTTAATTACGTCATAACCGCAGTCGCTACAATGGAACAACCACAAACATTTCGACggtaaactatatacatatacatatatatacatacatatatatatatacatatatatacatatatatatatatacatatatatatacatatatatacatatatatatatatatatacatatatatatacatatatatatacatatatatatacatatatacatatatatacatatatatatatatatatatatacatatatatatatacatatatacatatatatatatatacatatatatatatacatatatatatatacatatatatatatacatatatatatatacatatatatatacatatatatatacatatatatacatatatatatatacatatatatacatatatatatacatatatatataaatatatatacatacatatatatataaatatatatatacatacatatatatataaatatatatatacatacatatatatatatacatatatatatacatacatatatatatatataaatatatatatacatacatatatatacatatatatatacttatatatacatatatatatacatatatatatatacatatatatacatatatattacatatatatatatacatacatatatatataaatatatatatatacatacatatatataaatatatatatacatacatatatatataaatatatatatacatacatatattatataaatatatatatacatacatatatatacatatatatactatatatatatatatatatatacatatatatatatatacatatatatatatacatatatatatacatatatatatatacatatatatatacatatatatatatacatatatatattacatatatatatatacatatatatatatacatatatatatacatatatatacatatatatatacatatatatatacatatatatatacatatatatatacatatatatatacatatatatatacatatatatatatatatacatatatatatatacatatatatatatatatacatatatatatatacatatacatatatacatatacatatatatatacatatatatatacatatatatatatatacacatatatatatacatatatatatatatatacatatatatatacatatatatatacatatatatatatatacatatatatatatacatatatatatatatacatatatatatatatatacatatatatatatatatacatatatatatatatatacatatatatatatatatacacatatatatatatatatacatatatatatatatatacatatatatatatatatatacatatatatatatatatacatatatatatatatatacatatatatatatatatatatatatatacatatatatatatatatatatatacatatatatatatatatatatatacatatatatatatatatatatacatatatatatatatatatatatatacatatatatatatatatatatatacatatatatatatatatatatatacatatatatatacacacacacacacacacacacacatatacacacacacacacacacacacacatagatatgtacatatatatatatatatatatgtacatttctatatgtgtgtgtgtgtgtgtgtgtgtgtgtgtgtgtgtatgtgtgtgtgtgtgtgtgtgtgtgtgtgtgtgtgtgtgtgtgtgtgtgtgtgtgtgtgtatatgtgtgaatgtgtgtgtgtgtatatgtgtgtatgtgtgtgtgtgtatgtgtttgtgtgtgtgtgtgtatatatataaatatatatatatatatatatatatatatatatatatatatatacatacatatatatatgcacatatatacatattatatatatttttatatatatatattatatattatatatattatatatatatattatatattatatatatattatatatattatatatatattttatatattatatatatatattttatatatatattttatatatatattttatatatatattttatatatatatatatttatatatatattttatatatatatatttgatatatatatatatatatatatatatatatatatatatatatatatatatatatatatattttactcgtTAGTTAGTTTTGGAAATCAAGAACCTCCTGAAGGGCATGaatgattttctttccttttaataaACTTCCCTGGGCCTTTGATAACGGATATCCCAATTCTTATCTGCCTTTCTTCCTCTTGCCTGCCCTAACcttactctttccttccttccaccttttcctcttgatgtctctctacctcactcctcatctctccctctattaccttttttcttcctccccccaccctctctctctctctctccctctctctctctctctctctctctctcctctctctctctctctctctctctctctctctctctctctctctctctctctctctctctctcttcctttctttctttcctcccttccttccttctccctccttatttccccttACACCCTTACATCACTCattacttccctttcttcccttcttcttcctcctcatcactccccacctcatcccttccttcctcccttctttctcttcttccttgcctctctccatTCACCAGTCATCCCTCCTCTTACACCTAATctcacctccctcgcccctccttcattcttcttcttccttccttccttccttccctccctctcattcaagATGCAAATACATATTTTCCTGCAGAATCCTCTAGCGGAATCGGCGCGCGCTCGTCGCAATCTGCATACTGACCTACTCGACGCCGCGTCCTCTTGTTGCAAGAGCTAAGTACCCGCGACCTTTCTCACGGTACACAGCCGGAAAAGCCACTAataggaccccccctccccttcccccacccccccttccccggcACTGCAACATTGCTACTCATCTCATATCCATGCAACCGGACGCAACAGATGCATTTGCCACAACCTAACCACAACCTATCGTGACATCAACCACAATTACCACTTCGGTCAATAATCAAAGCAGATACGACTGTCCCGCTATTCCGGTCTGtaactcattctcactctcactctatatctctctctctccctctcttcctttctccttccatcattAGTTCTTTCAAACTCTCCTCTTGTGCTTCCTCCCTTTTCTAtcgactctcctctcctctcctctccccctctccctctctcgctttctctcctctccccctctccctctctctcttctctcctctccccctctccctctctctcctctccccctctccctctctctcctctcccccactccctctctctcctctccccctctctctttctctcctctccctctctctctttctctctccctctctctctctcctctccccctctctctctctctcctctccccctctctctctctctcctctccccctctctctctctctcctctccccctctctctttctctcctctccccctctctctttctctcctctccccctctctctttctctcctcttc
The genomic region above belongs to Penaeus chinensis breed Huanghai No. 1 chromosome 20, ASM1920278v2, whole genome shotgun sequence and contains:
- the LOC125035944 gene encoding nascent polypeptide-associated complex subunit alpha, muscle-specific form-like; the protein is MIKNKNKLATTSGDLPAIPARELEQQQMQRDQIAGKSLWWRHARPLSDVTDAPTSKLRLTPITPAALPDMLTISASSPLRHRNDRTPALPPSISIRDSNRPVAIATYPSHPSGEGNPEGAPTPEGAPTPGAARAAGTEGKAAAGKGAAEAEPQQKGSQGQGVMDAMSVITPAQQQRTPPAPSPQPPAPPSFAASPACTPFGLPCLSEGKRQPQHRDLSRAEASGGADAPLDDEHLGNEHAHWHWWHWQSWAPGAEVSPPPHPHALTEVTLLKMPSSATLLIVDFRPRTSVFYALRHSYSAFRRHLPHLPAAPTPPATSQPNYPLKLLAPPLETPPWLHVPAPGNAPSAPRARPALPSRLPGRGPRTALPRT